Proteins encoded within one genomic window of Leptospira stimsonii:
- the glpK gene encoding glycerol kinase GlpK: MSEYIIGIDAGTTGIRTFCFNKSGNVISSAYSEFAQHYPKPGWVEHDAEEIWVKTEKLILKAIRNGKLKPSDAVAIGITNQRETTVLFDKDTGKPVYNAIVWQCRRTSEICMDLKEKGLEPLFRKKTGLVMDAYFSGTKIKWILDNVKGVKAKAEKGKVLFGTIDTYLLYRLTNGKSHKTDHTNASRTLIYNIEKKEWDRELTQILGIPEAILPEAHNSSSLFGRTEKVNGLPDGIPISSLVGDQQGALFGQLCTEPGEAKNTYGTGCFLLFNTGNNFQISKNNLLTTLGCGPEGKTVYCLEGSVFIGGAVVQFLRDNLKFFKESKVSEKLAASVKKEDEVVFVPAFSGLGAPYWDMNARGAILGLTRDTSAEQITRAALKSIALQSYELVEAMENDTGSKLKVLKVDGGATGNSWLMQYQADILGKKVIRPANVDTTVLGAAFLAGLERGFFPSVNDLKKKLKTSKEFSPQMKTAQREKEIQVWKDSVKRIRTNQ; encoded by the coding sequence ATGAGTGAGTATATCATCGGAATCGACGCCGGGACCACCGGTATTCGCACCTTTTGTTTTAACAAATCAGGAAACGTGATTTCCAGCGCCTATTCGGAATTCGCACAACATTATCCTAAGCCTGGATGGGTAGAACACGATGCGGAAGAGATTTGGGTAAAAACGGAGAAACTCATTCTCAAAGCGATTCGAAACGGAAAGCTCAAACCGTCCGACGCCGTTGCGATCGGAATCACAAACCAAAGAGAGACGACCGTACTGTTTGATAAGGACACCGGCAAACCCGTTTACAACGCCATCGTATGGCAGTGCAGAAGAACTTCCGAAATCTGTATGGACCTCAAGGAAAAAGGACTCGAACCTTTGTTTCGTAAAAAAACCGGTCTTGTGATGGATGCTTACTTTAGCGGAACGAAAATCAAATGGATTTTGGACAACGTTAAAGGAGTGAAGGCCAAGGCGGAAAAAGGAAAGGTTCTGTTTGGAACGATCGACACATATTTACTCTATCGATTGACGAACGGAAAGTCGCATAAGACGGATCATACGAATGCGAGTAGAACTCTCATCTATAACATCGAAAAGAAGGAATGGGATCGGGAACTCACACAAATATTAGGAATTCCCGAAGCGATTCTTCCGGAGGCGCATAACTCGAGTTCCCTATTCGGAAGGACCGAAAAGGTAAACGGACTTCCGGATGGAATTCCGATCTCTTCGCTTGTCGGAGATCAACAAGGAGCGCTTTTTGGACAACTCTGCACCGAGCCGGGAGAAGCAAAAAATACGTACGGAACGGGATGTTTTCTTCTTTTTAATACGGGCAATAATTTTCAGATTTCAAAGAATAATCTTCTTACCACGCTCGGTTGTGGTCCGGAAGGAAAGACGGTGTATTGTTTGGAAGGATCGGTATTTATCGGCGGAGCCGTCGTTCAGTTCTTACGAGACAATTTGAAGTTTTTTAAAGAATCCAAGGTTTCCGAAAAGTTGGCGGCTTCGGTTAAAAAAGAGGACGAGGTCGTGTTTGTGCCCGCCTTTTCCGGGTTAGGTGCTCCGTATTGGGATATGAACGCGAGAGGAGCGATCCTTGGATTGACTCGCGATACGTCAGCCGAGCAGATTACAAGGGCCGCTTTGAAGTCGATCGCTCTTCAATCCTATGAACTCGTCGAAGCAATGGAGAATGATACCGGTTCGAAGTTAAAAGTCCTCAAAGTGGACGGAGGCGCGACCGGAAATTCTTGGTTGATGCAATACCAAGCCGATATTTTAGGAAAGAAGGTGATCCGTCCGGCGAATGTCGACACAACCGTGTTAGGCGCGGCTTTTCTTGCCGGTTTAGAAAGAGGATTTTTTCCTTCTGTCAACGACCTCAAGAAAAAACTCAAAACTAGCAAGGAATTTTCTCCTCAGATGAAAACGGCACAGAGAGAAAAAGAGATTCAGGTTTGGAAGGATTCAGTGAAAAGAATCCGTACGAATCAATAA
- a CDS encoding PP2C family protein-serine/threonine phosphatase encodes MNLSEYIKRYFQRVGWFLPSLNLLFLVLIAVYLENSNLNTKERIIFYLISIALLYLINYISFILFLTKKFLPSEEVRGKMMKRFRKGDDRMQTYLFPLSIDDDHYEIYARTLTYNPIGGDFYNFLTDLKGNYWIGIGDSVGHGYLAGIFSMMIFQKMSLLVHLYSEPYDVIEQINESLTKRTQTYPGINSSLYATFLLIKADRDGNVQHSGLHPSFVHYKSKTKENEIVETDGKFISTTMNSSLKNVQGKSHFRLESGDIVFCFTDGLYEQKNKGNLYFGESLFRFLEDVSKADLKKIADNLFAEILFHTGGRIQDDMTILMIRKK; translated from the coding sequence ATGAATCTATCGGAATACATCAAAAGATACTTTCAAAGAGTGGGGTGGTTTCTTCCGAGCCTAAATCTATTATTCTTGGTATTGATCGCGGTTTATCTTGAAAATTCAAATCTAAACACGAAAGAAAGGATCATTTTTTATCTGATCTCGATCGCCCTACTCTACTTAATCAATTATATTTCCTTTATACTCTTTCTAACGAAGAAGTTTTTACCGTCCGAGGAAGTCCGAGGTAAGATGATGAAACGTTTCCGAAAAGGAGACGATCGAATGCAGACCTACCTCTTTCCGCTTTCGATAGACGACGACCACTACGAAATCTACGCGCGAACCCTCACCTACAATCCGATAGGCGGCGACTTCTATAATTTTCTGACCGATCTTAAGGGAAATTATTGGATTGGAATCGGAGACTCGGTCGGGCACGGTTATTTGGCCGGAATCTTCAGCATGATGATCTTTCAAAAGATGTCTCTTCTCGTTCATCTCTACTCGGAACCGTACGACGTAATCGAACAAATCAACGAAAGTCTAACGAAAAGGACGCAGACGTATCCAGGGATCAATTCGAGCCTGTATGCGACCTTCCTTTTAATCAAAGCGGACCGGGACGGAAACGTTCAACATTCGGGTTTACATCCGAGTTTCGTTCACTATAAAAGTAAAACGAAAGAAAATGAAATCGTGGAAACGGACGGAAAGTTCATCTCCACTACGATGAATTCGAGTTTGAAGAACGTTCAGGGAAAAAGTCACTTTCGATTGGAATCCGGCGATATCGTATTTTGCTTTACAGATGGTCTTTACGAACAGAAGAATAAAGGAAACCTGTATTTCGGAGAAAGCCTCTTTCGATTCTTAGAAGACGTTTCCAAAGCCGATCTGAAAAAAATCGCAGACAACCTTTTTGCGGAAATTCTGTTTCATACCGGAGGAAGAATCCAGGACGATATGACGATCCTGATGATTCGTAAAAAATAA
- a CDS encoding MBOAT family O-acyltransferase has protein sequence MLFNSLPFLFLFLITYLIYWNVDGPWKKRVLLVSSIIFYGYSHIAFLIHFLLVIGINYYFSAKLWEIRDRGESTGKLLKWVIFLNGINLAFFKYYYFVMDSMSSLTGMELWQKLGTSVEILLPLAISFYTFQLIALQVDIHRGLIPNRISSGDYFLFILFFPQLIAGPIMRSTDFLPKLDHPAIDKDRMKLGIFLLIFGLFKKSVLADSIAGIVGPMYLEPSSYHAASIYIGTVGFACQVYCDFSGYTDIARGSAFLLGYDIPENFRGPFLSVSFREFWGRWHVTLSTWLRDYIYIPLGGSRQGEFRSQLNMFLTMCLGGLWHGANIAFVLWGAYLGLILAVERIVEPRPAPGVSNIPSTATRVLRNVLTLNLFIFSGIFFRGGSAGKNAVPLMLDLLSGYKNLFAGRVLPRWEELLLFILLTIGLNAFQYYPQLMSKIEKKGMILIPILSVILLLLLGVFGDGGGEFIYFQF, from the coding sequence ATGTTATTTAATTCTTTACCCTTTCTTTTCCTATTTCTAATCACATATTTGATCTATTGGAACGTCGACGGGCCCTGGAAAAAAAGGGTCCTTCTCGTTTCCTCGATTATCTTCTACGGATATTCGCATATCGCTTTTTTGATTCATTTCCTACTCGTGATCGGAATCAACTACTACTTCTCCGCTAAACTCTGGGAAATTCGAGATCGCGGAGAATCCACGGGCAAACTTCTCAAATGGGTGATCTTTTTAAACGGGATCAATCTCGCATTTTTTAAATATTATTATTTCGTAATGGATTCCATGAGTTCTCTCACGGGAATGGAACTCTGGCAAAAACTGGGAACATCCGTTGAAATTCTTCTTCCTCTCGCAATCAGCTTTTATACGTTTCAATTGATCGCTCTCCAAGTCGATATCCACAGAGGTTTGATCCCGAATCGAATCAGTTCCGGAGACTATTTCCTCTTCATTCTCTTTTTTCCTCAATTGATCGCGGGTCCGATCATGAGATCCACAGACTTTCTTCCGAAACTGGATCATCCGGCAATCGATAAGGACAGGATGAAACTCGGGATCTTTTTATTGATCTTCGGTCTTTTCAAAAAATCAGTCCTCGCAGATTCGATTGCGGGAATCGTCGGCCCGATGTATCTCGAACCGAGTTCCTATCACGCCGCTTCCATCTACATCGGGACGGTCGGATTTGCCTGCCAGGTTTACTGCGACTTCTCCGGTTACACGGATATCGCCAGAGGTTCCGCATTCTTACTCGGATATGATATCCCGGAAAACTTCCGCGGACCGTTTCTTTCCGTTTCTTTCCGCGAATTTTGGGGACGGTGGCACGTAACGCTTTCGACATGGCTTCGGGATTACATCTACATTCCGTTAGGCGGAAGTAGACAGGGAGAATTCAGATCTCAATTGAATATGTTTCTCACCATGTGTCTGGGAGGACTTTGGCACGGAGCCAATATTGCATTCGTTCTTTGGGGAGCCTATCTAGGATTGATCTTGGCGGTCGAAAGAATCGTAGAACCGAGACCGGCACCCGGCGTTTCCAATATTCCATCCACCGCGACTCGAGTTCTAAGGAACGTATTGACTCTCAATCTATTTATTTTCTCTGGAATTTTCTTTCGCGGAGGCTCCGCTGGCAAAAACGCAGTTCCGTTAATGTTGGATTTACTCAGCGGATATAAGAATCTTTTTGCGGGCAGAGTCCTACCTCGTTGGGAAGAACTTTTGTTATTTATCCTTTTGACGATCGGATTAAACGCGTTTCAGTATTATCCTCAACTCATGTCCAAAATCGAAAAAAAAGGAATGATATTGATTCCGATTTTGAGCGTCATACTTCTTCTGCTTTTGGGTGTATTTGGCGACGGCGGTGGAGAATTTATTTACTTCCAGTTCTGA